A genomic region of Nymphalis io chromosome 3, ilAglIoxx1.1, whole genome shotgun sequence contains the following coding sequences:
- the LOC126780947 gene encoding mitochondrial uncoupling protein Bmcp — protein MGDRDWRPFIYGGLASIVAEFGTFPIDTTKTRLQIQGQKIDPRHVELRYTGMVDCFVKTSQQEGIKALYCGIWPAVLRQATYGTIKFGTYYSLKKALAARRADGGSKEHLPTNTFCAAFAGGLSSAIANPTDVLKVRMQVGDEKRNLVRCFAEMYRVEGARGLWRGVGATSQRAALIAGVELPAYDACKRRLTPALGDAPLNHLLSSLLASLGSAVASTPLDVVRTRLMNQRKMKNNVVDSGVRIYKGTIDCFVQTVRNEGFLALYKGFVPTWLRMGPWNIIFFISYEQLKRLY, from the exons ATGGGAGATAGAGACTGGAGACCTTTTATTTATGGCGGCCTCGCGTCTATCGTCGCCGAGTTCG GTACATTTCCCATTGACACAACAAAAACTCGCCTGCAAATCCAGGGTCAGAAGATAGACCCTCGGCATGTGGAGCTACGTTACACTGGCATGGTGGACTGTTTTGTGAAAACTTCACAGCAGGAGGGCATAAAGGCATTGTATTGTGG CATCTGGCCGGCCGTGCTCCGTCAAGCCACGTACGGCACCATAAAGTTCGGTACGTACTACTCGCTGAAGAAGGCGctggcggcgcggcgcgcggaCGGCGGCTCCAAGGAGCACCTCCCCACCAACACGTTCTGCGCGGCCTTCGCGGGCGGACTGTCCAGTGCCATCGCCAACCCCACGGATGTGTTGAAAGTGCGGATGCAG GTGGGCGACGAGAAGCGCAACCTGGTGCGCTGCTTCGCGGAGATGTACCGCGTGGAGGGCGCGCGCGGGCTGTGGCGCGGCGTGGGCGCCACGTCGCAGCGCGCGGCGCTCATCGCGGGCGTGGAGCTGCCCGCCTACGACGCGTGCAAGCGCCGCCTCACGCCCGCGCTGGGCGACGCGCCGCTCAACCACCTGCTGTCCAGCCTGCTCGCCAGCCTCGGCAGCGCCGTGGCCAGCACGCCGCTCGACGTCGTTCGG ACGCGACTGATGAACCAAAGAAAGATGAAAAACAACGTCGTCGATTCGGGCGTCAGGATATATAAGGGAACGATAGACTGCTTCGTACAA aCGGTTCGCAACGAAGGTTTCCTGGCCCTGTATAAGGGATTCGTGCCCACGTGGTTGCGGATGGGTCCGTGGAACATCATATTCTTCATCAGCTACGAGCAGCTCAAGCGACTGTACTGA
- the LOC126780957 gene encoding uncharacterized protein LOC126780957, translated as MFDHFAHGTPVAAEPPPPQKVLRFDKGYWKTMPGILKIVELVSNIVGFICIKISWAWLSAIFYNILYWVGNIITAFLFLMYTFHFVEKYDRWPWHKLEFFFCSAMSLSYIGTSIFAMTLGESVGYAVGFFGLWAIIAYGLDAYLKYKGWKRGLPPQ; from the exons aTGTTTGATCACTTTGCTCATGGCACACCAGTTGCCGCTGAACCTCCGCCTCCTCAAAAAGTTTTAAGATTTGATAAGGGTTATTGGAAGACAATGCCCGGCATCTTGAAAATAGTAGAACTG gtatcCAATATCGTTGGTTTTATTTGCATAAAGATATCCTGGGCATGGCTTTCAGCtatcttttacaatatattatattgggtGGGAAATATCATAACGGCATTCCTATTTCTTATGTATACATTTCACTTTGTGGAGAAGTATGACCGCTGGCCTTGGCACAAGTTGGAGTTTTTCTTTTGTTCAGCGATGTCATTGTCGTACATTGGTACATCTATATTTGCAATGACACTTGGAGAAAGTGTGGGGTATGCTGTTGGG TTCTTTGGCTTATGGGCAATTATAGCATATGGCTTAGatgcatatttaaaatacaagggATGGAAAAGGGGATTGCCACCACAATGA
- the LOC126780952 gene encoding CKLF-like MARVEL transmembrane domain-containing protein 4: MTSPQNQQPQGMGSTNVIFRTDIRFDLSYIKTTPGIFKVTAIVLDLLGFICIQSSAFWSNGRGVYFNVVALMGLWVSGILLALYLLHVVEKYHNFMWLKVEMIACGILSFMYLIASTIVVAFGSAAYSAAGFFGYLAMVLYGFDAFLKGRAIQAGELAQGSLVVTKQTHVTTPPAMP; this comes from the exons ATGACTTCACCTCAAAACCAGCAACCTCAGGGTATGGGATCCACAAATGTTATATTCAGAACTGATATACGGTTTGATTTGAGTTACATAAAGACTACTCCGggaatttttaaagttactgCTATT GTCCTCGATCTTCTCGGCTTCATTTGCATACAATCATCAGCGTTCTGGTCTAATGGACGAGGCGTTTACTTCAACGTTGTCGCGCTTATGGGTCTCTGGGTTAGCGGTATCTTGCTAGCGCTGTACCTGTTACACGTGGTCGAGAAATACCACAACTTCATGTGGCTGAAGGTTGAGATGATCGCGTGCGGCATACTGTCATTCATGTATTTGATAGCGTCTACTATAGTAGTTGCGTTCGGATCGGCTGCGTACTCTGCGGCTGGg TTTTTCGGTTACCTGGCGATGGTTCTGTACGGCTTCGACGCGTTTCTGAAAGGTCGGGCCATTCAAGCGGGCGAGCTCGCACAAGGATCCCTCGTGGTCACCAAACAGACGCATGTCACCACTCCGCCCGCGATGCCCTAA